A single genomic interval of Amycolatopsis albispora harbors:
- a CDS encoding MarR family winged helix-turn-helix transcriptional regulator has product MTISTPGVGVDAHRHTGHLIRRAQQIHTYLWSAEVSKEVTSTQFAVLSAVALNPETDQNALSREVSLDTSTVGAVVNRLIDRGLLRRDRDPGDRRRNLLSLTDAGHALFGELSVRAARMTEGMVGCLPPEDREELVRILSRVVDAGEAKRESAEHTR; this is encoded by the coding sequence CGTGGACGCACACCGGCACACCGGGCACCTGATCCGGCGGGCCCAGCAGATCCACACCTACCTGTGGTCCGCCGAAGTGTCCAAAGAGGTCACCTCGACCCAGTTCGCGGTGCTGAGCGCGGTGGCGCTCAATCCGGAGACCGACCAGAACGCGCTCTCGCGCGAGGTCTCGCTGGACACCTCGACGGTGGGCGCGGTGGTGAACCGGCTGATCGACCGCGGCCTGCTGCGCCGCGACCGCGATCCGGGCGACCGGCGGCGGAACCTGCTGAGCCTGACCGACGCCGGGCACGCCCTGTTCGGCGAGCTCTCGGTGCGTGCGGCCCGGATGACCGAGGGCATGGTCGGCTGCCTGCCGCCGGAGGACCGCGAGGAACTGGTGCGCATCCTCAGCCGGGTGGTCGACGCGGGGGAGGCGAAGCGGGAGAGCGCCGAACACACCCGTTAG